TCGGCACTGCGCCGAAAGCTTGCACGCAACTGATCCGTAGTCAGCCGCTGCTGCGCCAGCTTCTGCGCCACAAGCCCGGTGGCGACTGCCGCGGCGTAGGACGTGCCCGAGCGATAGGACCAGCCACGCCGATCCGGCACCGCGATATCGACGCCCGGCGCCGAGAAATCCATACCCGCCCCGAAACTGGCCCGGCGGTAGATCCGTTTGTCCGCATCGATCGCCGTAATCGCAAGAACGCGCGGATCGGCGGCAGGATATCCCAGGGACGGCTCGCCCCGGTTGCCGGCGGCGGCCACCATGATCAGTCCCTGCTGATCGGCGATCTCCACCAGGGCAGCCAACGCCTCGTTCGGGGGGCCAGCAAGCGACATGTTGACCACGTCTGCACCCCGCTCGACCAGCCAATCGAGACCGAGTGCGATATTTTCGAGCCGGGCGAGGTCGCGCCCCCCCGCCCGTGCAAACGCCACCACCGAGAGTAACTCCGCCCCAGGTGCGAGACCCGCCGGACCTTGCGTGGTGGCCTGGCCCGCGATCAGGGCGGCAATCCCCGTGCCATGGGCGGTAGAACCGGGCCGCTCCCGCGGTCTGAGAACCGACAGGCTGGTCACCCGTACATTGGTCAGGGACGGCGTGCGCAGATCGAGGGGTCCGTCAATCAGACCGACCCGCACGGGGCGGGTCAGGGTACAGTTGCGCCCCGGATCGGGCCGCACCAGGGCTGTCGCGAACAGGCGTAGTCCGGCGCGCCCGCCACTGGACTGAGACAAACTGTAGACCGTATGCGTCCCGATGGCCGAACGTATGCCTTCGCGAGCAAGCAGCGCGCGAGCCTGCGCTTCGGTGAGTGCCCCGGCGAGATCCACAAAGAGAAGGCTCTGACCAAGAGAGCCCAGCCGCTGGGAGCGCAAGATCTGCGCCCGCGCCCCACGCAGCACGACACGCGCCCGGGCGATCTCCTGGTCCGTACCCGCGAGGACATATTCCGGACCCCCACTGGGAGCGGCCACCTCGTTGCCGGTGGCGGGGCGAATTGGAACATCCGGAATACGGTCCAAGGCCTCTTCCAAGAGCCTGCCCTGACAAATGCGGCCCGTGCGCAGCGTCCGTTCCACCCCCAGCAGCAGCCGAACGACCAGTTCGAACTCTCCGTTTCGGGGAGTGCGCTGCAGGCGGGGCATGCGGAAACTGAAACTGGACGCGGTCACGTTCCGGATCAGCACGCGCACCCGGAAATCGCCGAAATCGAGGAACAAGGTCGCCCGGATCGGCGGGGGGTTGCGCACCCGCGGTATCGTGATCAGGTCGCCGGGATTGACGCATTCAGGCAATGCAGGCGCAGTTTGGGCCGCCACCTGTGACGGCGACGACCATAAGAGCCCGACAAGAACCAGCGCCAGAAGCGCCTTGAATGGCTTCATTCCTCTATATCAACGCGCAGGACGCGCTCATCCTCTTCCAATTCTGCCGCCAATCCGGCGAGCGAGACATCCTCCCCCGGCAGGAGGATCATACGAAAAAGCCCCAAGGAGGACGGCCCGTCAATGATCGTCAGCCCACTGTCGCGGACAAGCGCCGAAATCTCGGCCACGGACGCCTCCGGTGAGAACGTGACAACCATGGCGGCTGGCTCGCCAGACGCCTGTTCATACAAGGGCTCGGGCCCGGAGCCGCCTTGCAGTCCCAGAACCAAGACGGTCGCGAGACTGGCGGCAAGCGCGGACCCTACCCCCCAGGCGAGCGCGCGCTGGGGCGGATTGGCTTTCTGGGGTACGGATGCATCTGCATCCAGCGACCGATGCAGTCGCGCCAGCCCGAATTCCCCTGGCCCGGTATGAGCCTCGTGGGTTTGCTTCAGGCTCGCCCTCATGGCACGCAAAAGCGCAGCCTCCTGCTGCAACGCGGGATCGCGCGCGACGGCCTCTGCCACCCGAGCGCTGTCGGCCTCATCGAGGGAGCCGTTGACCCAGAACGGGAGAAGTTCCTGTAGTTCGGTATTCGTCGCGTCCGACATCAGACGTCCCCCATCGTTACACGCCGCCCCTCGAGGCACCGCATCAAGAGCTTCTTGGCGTGGAAAATGCGGGTTTTCACCGTGCCTTCGGGAACGTCCAGGGCCGCCGCAATCTCGCGGTATCCCTGATCTTCGAAGAATGCGAGTTGGATCGCGGCGCGCTGGTCGAGCTTCAACGTTTCCATGCAAAAGAGCAGATGGGCACTGTTCTCGGCCGTGGCCAGACACTGCTCGGGGTTCGGGTCGGTATCGGCCTCCTCCTCAAAGCTGTCGGTCAAGTCGGTACGCGCTGACTTTCTGAACA
The Dinoroseobacter shibae DFL 12 = DSM 16493 genome window above contains:
- a CDS encoding S8 family serine peptidase codes for the protein MKPFKALLALVLVGLLWSSPSQVAAQTAPALPECVNPGDLITIPRVRNPPPIRATLFLDFGDFRVRVLIRNVTASSFSFRMPRLQRTPRNGEFELVVRLLLGVERTLRTGRICQGRLLEEALDRIPDVPIRPATGNEVAAPSGGPEYVLAGTDQEIARARVVLRGARAQILRSQRLGSLGQSLLFVDLAGALTEAQARALLAREGIRSAIGTHTVYSLSQSSGGRAGLRLFATALVRPDPGRNCTLTRPVRVGLIDGPLDLRTPSLTNVRVTSLSVLRPRERPGSTAHGTGIAALIAGQATTQGPAGLAPGAELLSVVAFARAGGRDLARLENIALGLDWLVERGADVVNMSLAGPPNEALAALVEIADQQGLIMVAAAGNRGEPSLGYPAADPRVLAITAIDADKRIYRRASFGAGMDFSAPGVDIAVPDRRGWSYRSGTSYAAAVATGLVAQKLAQQRLTTDQLRASFRRSAEDLGPSGYDPRFGWGLMRGDPC
- a CDS encoding RNA polymerase sigma factor encodes the protein MTHGQSAENTRLADLLVRIANEDRAAFDALYRALETPVYRFIRSKLNDPFESADILHDVFLEVWRSAGRFEGRSSVKSWVFGIAYRKVIDVFRKSARTDLTDSFEEEADTDPNPEQCLATAENSAHLLFCMETLKLDQRAAIQLAFFEDQGYREIAAALDVPEGTVKTRIFHAKKLLMRCLEGRRVTMGDV